A section of the Alkalihalobacillus sp. LMS39 genome encodes:
- the liaF gene encoding cell wall-active antibiotics response protein LiaF yields the protein MQLSRKGFLGILIIGIGVIALLNTLNVNIHIGSFIGPLIFLFLGLYFHSKGHKVLSVIFVVIGIIALFENVFRINIAGIMIASVFIYFGYRLLVGPQKEQQSPYHSEETDFERDLEIEIDEQIETIKEKTRVQTEESNHDREESDKKKTFTSPTFRSTLIGDLHLLSRFELQDMTIRNGIGDIKVDLSKAIIPEGETVVVVQGWIGDIDIYIPDDLDVTVQAMVSIGELDVFENNQSGFNRNLSVTTKGYKQAQRRVKIILSLFIGDIDVRYV from the coding sequence ATGCAACTTTCACGAAAAGGCTTTCTTGGAATTTTAATTATCGGTATTGGTGTCATTGCGTTATTAAATACACTCAATGTTAACATTCATATCGGAAGTTTTATTGGTCCCCTCATTTTTCTTTTTCTTGGACTTTATTTTCATTCAAAAGGACATAAAGTGTTAAGTGTAATTTTCGTTGTTATCGGGATTATCGCCCTTTTTGAAAATGTTTTCAGAATTAATATTGCTGGGATTATGATCGCGTCTGTGTTTATTTATTTTGGCTATCGATTGTTAGTAGGACCACAAAAAGAACAACAGTCGCCATATCATTCGGAAGAAACCGATTTTGAACGAGATCTAGAAATAGAAATTGACGAGCAAATCGAAACAATAAAAGAAAAAACTCGTGTTCAAACAGAAGAAAGCAATCATGACAGAGAAGAAAGCGATAAGAAAAAAACATTTACGTCACCAACATTTCGAAGTACGTTGATTGGTGATTTGCATTTATTAAGTCGGTTTGAACTTCAAGATATGACGATTCGAAACGGCATTGGTGATATCAAAGTAGACTTATCAAAAGCTATTATTCCTGAGGGAGAGACGGTCGTTGTTGTTCAAGGGTGGATTGGAGATATTGATATTTACATTCCCGATGATTTAGATGTCACTGTACAAGCGATGGTGTCAATTGGAGAGTTAGATGTTTTTGAAAACAACCAAAGCGGCTTTAACCGAAACTTATCAGTCACAACAAAAGGATATAAACAAGCACAACGCCGAGTGAAAATCATTCTTTCTCTATTCATTGGTGATATCGACGTGAGGTATGTCTAA
- a CDS encoding PspA/IM30 family protein has translation MVFRRIRDLTVATIHEGLDQIENPIVMLNQYLRDSEAEIKKAEKAVTKQLVLGEGFRKQYEEAVQQVEKRTKQAELAIKAGEEELAKKALVSKKYYQEKSEQYKQLEEQNDEQLAELKEQLVAMKEKFVEMRDKKMALVARANAVKTKETLQTQMTQLSNERAQQGFARMEERILEMEVRTKATQNMHDMFDNNKAAVYSDDIESEYSQLKEKFSSQS, from the coding sequence ATGGTATTTAGAAGAATTCGCGATTTAACGGTGGCTACAATTCATGAAGGACTGGATCAAATAGAAAACCCTATTGTCATGTTAAATCAATATTTAAGAGATAGTGAAGCTGAAATTAAAAAAGCTGAAAAAGCAGTTACGAAACAATTGGTCCTTGGCGAAGGGTTCCGTAAACAATACGAAGAAGCAGTACAGCAAGTTGAAAAACGAACAAAACAAGCAGAATTAGCGATAAAAGCTGGGGAAGAAGAATTAGCGAAAAAAGCGCTAGTATCAAAAAAATACTATCAAGAAAAAAGTGAACAATACAAACAGCTTGAGGAACAAAACGATGAACAACTTGCAGAACTAAAAGAGCAATTAGTCGCGATGAAAGAAAAGTTCGTGGAAATGAGAGATAAAAAGATGGCTTTAGTAGCAAGGGCTAATGCGGTAAAAACAAAAGAAACGCTGCAAACACAAATGACGCAGTTAAGTAATGAAAGAGCTCAACAAGGCTTTGCACGAATGGAAGAAAGAATCCTAGAAATGGAAGTGAGAACAAAAGCAACTCAAAACATGCATGACATGTTTGACAACAACAAAGCAGCTGTCTACTCTGACGATATTGAAAGTGAATATTCGCAATTAAAGGAGAAATTTTCGTCACAGTCGTAA
- a CDS encoding DUF4097 family beta strand repeat-containing protein: MRRILGVILVVIGIIIGISALGISFSSQTTTASEEILDYDVSKMNEIKVESTVSDITITPVEAEGLTINVHSSNDDYKVKAKEKGSTLIIELTEKKQWITFGRSMKTVDILVPKEYEDKLSVTTTVGSIVLKEPIELKELIVKTTAGDIENISGKIDYVTVASTAGDVKMKDLETVETTLQGSAGDFRLDNFVGSITGRNTAGDLIVNFKDENHNIDFKGSAGDIKINIPSPSFELDASSSVGDISIGFPITSDRSSTRKVQGTVNDGKYTVKVSTSVGDINIE, translated from the coding sequence ATGAGAAGGATACTTGGTGTTATTCTTGTTGTCATTGGGATTATTATTGGAATATCAGCATTAGGTATTTCATTTTCAAGTCAAACGACAACAGCATCAGAAGAAATCTTAGACTATGATGTCTCAAAAATGAATGAAATTAAGGTCGAAAGTACGGTGTCAGACATTACGATTACCCCTGTTGAGGCAGAGGGGCTAACAATCAATGTCCACAGCTCAAATGATGATTATAAAGTGAAGGCGAAAGAAAAAGGTTCTACCTTAATCATTGAATTAACTGAAAAGAAACAGTGGATTACGTTTGGAAGAAGTATGAAAACGGTTGATATTCTCGTGCCAAAAGAATATGAAGATAAATTAAGTGTAACAACAACAGTAGGAAGTATTGTGTTAAAGGAACCAATTGAATTAAAAGAGTTAATTGTAAAAACAACAGCAGGGGATATTGAAAACATTAGCGGAAAAATCGATTATGTTACCGTAGCAAGTACAGCAGGCGATGTAAAAATGAAAGACCTCGAAACAGTGGAAACTACATTACAAGGAAGTGCTGGTGACTTTCGCCTTGATAATTTCGTAGGTTCAATTACAGGCAGAAATACAGCGGGGGACTTAATCGTTAATTTTAAGGATGAAAACCATAACATTGATTTTAAAGGAAGTGCAGGAGATATTAAAATCAACATTCCTTCTCCTTCGTTTGAATTAGATGCTTCTTCATCTGTTGGTGATATTTCAATTGGATTCCCGATAACATCAGATCGTTCGAGCACAAGAAAAGTGCAAGGAACAGTAAATGATGGAAAGTATACAGTTAAAGTTTCAACGTCAGTCGGAGACATTAACATTGAGTAA
- a CDS encoding response regulator transcription factor, translating to MIKVLLVDDHEMVRMGLSTYLSTEEDIDIVGEASNGLEGVQMAVDKKPDVILMDLVMEKMDGIEATKQVTSKLPDVKVIVLTSFIDDEKVYPVIEAGAFSYLLKTSRANEIAEAIRSAHAGEAIVEAKVTNKMMQRMRQQTVRNPHEELTPRELEVLCLVGNGKTNQEIADELFIGIKTVKTHVSNILAKLCVEDRTQIAIYAHRHGLVK from the coding sequence ATGATTAAAGTGTTGCTTGTAGATGACCATGAAATGGTTCGGATGGGCTTAAGTACGTATTTATCGACAGAAGAGGATATCGATATCGTCGGTGAAGCTTCTAATGGTTTGGAAGGCGTCCAAATGGCCGTTGATAAAAAGCCAGATGTCATTTTAATGGATTTAGTCATGGAAAAAATGGATGGCATTGAAGCAACAAAACAAGTAACGTCCAAGTTGCCTGATGTGAAAGTCATCGTTTTAACGAGTTTTATTGATGATGAAAAAGTCTATCCTGTCATCGAAGCAGGTGCTTTTAGTTATTTATTAAAAACATCAAGGGCAAATGAAATTGCTGAAGCGATTCGTTCCGCTCACGCAGGCGAGGCGATTGTAGAAGCAAAAGTGACAAACAAAATGATGCAAAGAATGAGACAACAGACCGTAAGAAATCCGCATGAAGAATTAACACCTAGGGAGCTAGAAGTTCTTTGCTTAGTCGGAAATGGGAAAACAAATCAAGAAATTGCCGATGAACTGTTTATCGGTATCAAAACAGTTAAAACACATGTTAGTAACATATTAGCTAAATTATGTGTAGAAGATCGTACACAAATTGCCATATACGCACACCGTCATGGATTGGTGAAATAA
- a CDS encoding M20 family metallopeptidase codes for MVEMRRHLHQHPELSFQEVETPAYIAKFHEELGNDVRIGVGGRGVVAKMVGGKPGKTVALRADFDALPIQDEKEVEYKSKIDGVMHACGHDGHTSSLLGLAKALREIQEEISGTIVFIHQHAEEYAPGGAIEMINDGCLDGVDYVFGTHLWATEPLGKLQYRTGPVMAAADRFHIEVQGQGGHGAMPHLTKDAIVIGSQLVTNLQQLVSRRVNPLQSAVLSIGAFEAKNAFNVIADTATLTGTVRTFDEDVRALMEKEIQRVVDGTCIAADATAKVDYVRGYPAVVNHHEETEALAQLAPSVPGVELVEEMEPQMGGEDFAYYLQHVKGTFFFTGAQNPKWEFAYPHHHPKFDFDERAMLISAKTLGRLALQFTEKG; via the coding sequence ATGGTGGAAATGAGACGTCATCTACATCAACATCCAGAATTATCGTTCCAGGAAGTAGAAACTCCAGCATACATCGCTAAGTTTCATGAAGAATTAGGAAATGATGTCCGTATTGGTGTAGGTGGACGTGGTGTTGTAGCGAAGATGGTTGGTGGAAAACCTGGAAAAACAGTAGCTCTTCGGGCAGACTTCGACGCTCTACCGATTCAAGATGAAAAAGAAGTGGAATATAAATCAAAAATTGATGGTGTTATGCATGCTTGTGGTCATGATGGTCATACTTCCAGTTTACTCGGATTAGCAAAAGCATTACGTGAGATACAAGAAGAAATAAGTGGTACCATTGTCTTCATTCATCAGCATGCTGAAGAATATGCCCCTGGTGGAGCGATTGAAATGATTAATGACGGTTGTCTAGATGGAGTCGATTATGTATTTGGCACGCATTTATGGGCAACAGAACCACTAGGAAAACTTCAATACCGAACAGGACCTGTTATGGCTGCCGCTGACCGTTTTCACATTGAAGTGCAAGGCCAAGGTGGTCATGGTGCCATGCCACATTTAACAAAAGATGCGATTGTGATTGGTTCACAGCTCGTTACGAATTTGCAACAACTTGTCAGCCGCCGTGTCAACCCATTACAGTCCGCTGTATTATCCATTGGTGCTTTTGAAGCAAAAAATGCGTTTAATGTTATCGCTGATACAGCTACATTAACAGGCACCGTGCGTACATTTGACGAAGATGTCCGGGCTTTAATGGAAAAAGAGATTCAAAGAGTTGTAGACGGAACATGTATTGCTGCAGATGCAACTGCTAAAGTCGATTATGTAAGAGGATACCCAGCAGTTGTCAATCACCATGAAGAAACAGAAGCACTAGCTCAACTAGCCCCTTCTGTTCCTGGTGTTGAACTTGTTGAAGAAATGGAACCACAAATGGGTGGTGAAGACTTCGCTTATTATTTACAACATGTAAAAGGAACATTTTTCTTTACAGGCGCGCAAAATCCAAAATGGGAGTTTGCTTATCCACATCATCATCCTAAATTTGACTTTGATGAAAGAGCCATGCTCATTTCAGCAAAAACATTAGGGCGGCTTGCGCTTCAATTTACTGAAAAAGGGTAA
- a CDS encoding sensor histidine kinase codes for MRKSKLVSIQWQLIRNSISISILTGIFFVFILTFGQELGFALVFDKRIVGIPMLIILPIICILVGAIYGYVLGNKLKKRLDVLLHGTVQIERGNFSYRFPTLGEDEVGLISSQLNGMISRVEEQIGSLQRLSTERAEWQETIKQTAIGEERQRLARDLHDAVSQQLFAISMMTAALPHTLEKNKDKVFSQIEAIEKMAQTAQSEMRALLLHLRPAHLEGKNLKTGIEDLLQELKHKHRQSIEWKIEPLSNIPKGIEDHMFRLVQEAVSNILRHAKAERIELQLREMRGQLRLKIIDNGIGFDTATQKSSSYGLQMMKERVNEIGGVLEIISVPGKGTQVEAKVPLVHAVKEEKKHD; via the coding sequence ATGAGAAAAAGTAAACTAGTTAGTATTCAGTGGCAACTTATTCGTAATTCCATATCAATTAGCATATTAACCGGGATTTTCTTTGTATTTATTCTTACCTTTGGGCAAGAGTTAGGGTTTGCGTTAGTGTTTGATAAGAGAATTGTAGGCATTCCGATGCTAATCATCCTACCAATTATTTGTATACTCGTTGGTGCCATTTATGGATATGTGTTAGGAAATAAATTGAAAAAAAGATTAGATGTTCTCTTACATGGAACAGTGCAGATTGAGAGAGGAAATTTCTCCTATCGTTTTCCGACTTTAGGTGAAGATGAAGTTGGTTTAATTAGTAGTCAATTAAATGGAATGATAAGTAGAGTAGAAGAGCAAATCGGTTCTTTACAGCGATTATCGACAGAACGAGCTGAATGGCAGGAAACGATTAAACAAACGGCAATTGGAGAAGAACGTCAACGTTTAGCCAGAGACTTACATGATGCGGTAAGTCAACAATTATTTGCGATTTCCATGATGACTGCCGCTCTGCCACATACATTAGAGAAAAATAAAGATAAAGTGTTTTCACAAATTGAAGCGATTGAAAAAATGGCGCAAACCGCTCAATCTGAAATGAGAGCGTTATTGCTACACTTACGACCTGCGCATCTTGAAGGGAAAAATTTAAAAACTGGAATAGAAGATTTATTGCAAGAGTTAAAGCATAAACATCGTCAATCAATAGAATGGAAAATAGAACCGTTATCGAACATTCCAAAAGGAATTGAGGACCATATGTTTCGTTTAGTTCAAGAAGCGGTTTCAAATATATTACGACATGCTAAAGCAGAAAGAATTGAATTGCAGTTACGTGAAATGCGTGGGCAGCTACGGTTAAAAATTATCGATAATGGGATTGGATTTGATACGGCAACCCAAAAAAGCTCTTCATACGGCTTGCAAATGATGAAAGAGCGAGTGAACGAAATTGGTGGGGTGCTTGAAATCATCTCTGTTCCTGGTAAAGGAACACAAGTCGAAGCAAAAGTCCCGTTAGTTCATGCGGTCAAGGAGGAGAAAAAACATGATTAA
- a CDS encoding cytochrome c biogenesis protein CcdA, whose amino-acid sequence MGEVTIWLAFLAGVVSFLSPCVFPLVPAYLAQLTGSTVSNNQIQANRGIILSRSVGFIIGFTIVFLLLGATSTFIGQFFAENRKLVEQVGGIIITVFGLQMAGVISIQTLLREKKISHSPKKSGSFLGSVLLGFLFATGWSPCIGLVLTSILYLSSTAETMFLGMSLLFIYSMGLGLPFLLVALIWSRSLNKMKKINRHLPTIQKASGYIMVVLGILLFTGQFFVISAYLSRFIPFGL is encoded by the coding sequence ATGGGAGAAGTTACGATTTGGTTAGCCTTTTTAGCAGGCGTTGTTTCGTTTTTATCCCCTTGTGTTTTCCCGCTTGTTCCTGCGTACTTAGCGCAATTAACAGGTTCAACGGTTTCCAATAATCAAATCCAAGCAAACCGAGGGATTATCCTTTCAAGAAGTGTCGGGTTTATCATCGGGTTTACGATTGTCTTTTTATTACTCGGTGCTACATCGACTTTTATCGGTCAGTTCTTTGCTGAAAATCGGAAATTAGTCGAACAAGTCGGCGGTATTATTATTACGGTGTTTGGGTTACAAATGGCTGGGGTCATTTCAATTCAAACATTACTACGCGAAAAGAAAATTTCTCATTCACCGAAAAAGTCTGGAAGCTTCCTTGGTTCAGTGTTATTAGGATTTTTATTTGCAACAGGCTGGTCACCATGTATCGGGCTTGTGCTTACCTCAATACTTTATTTATCTAGCACTGCTGAAACGATGTTTCTTGGCATGTCATTGTTATTCATTTACTCAATGGGGTTAGGTCTTCCATTTTTATTAGTCGCCCTCATTTGGTCACGGTCATTAAATAAAATGAAAAAAATCAATCGGCATCTTCCTACCATTCAAAAGGCGAGTGGGTATATAATGGTTGTATTAGGGATTTTGTTATTCACCGGTCAATTTTTTGTCATTTCAGCTTATTTATCACGTTTTATTCCTTTTGGCCTTTAA